In Marinobacter salinisoli, the DNA window CCCGGTGCCAGGCATTCGCCGTATGGTGAATATGGCGGCGACCATGAAAGATGTTCTGCATCTTTCCATTGGCCAGCCAGATCTGCCAACGCCCCGGCACATCGTGGATGCCTATATCGATGCGCTCAACGCCGGGCAAACCGGGTACACCATGGATGCAGGGCTGCCCGAGTTGCTGGTGGCACTGAGGGACTACTACAGCAAGCGCTACAACCGAAAGCTCACCCGGGACAACATCCTGATCACCAGCGGTGCAACAGAGGCGATGTACCTGGCCATTTCGGCAACCTCTGCCCCCGGCCGCCAGTTCATCGTTACTGATCCTTCGTTTCTGCTCTACGCGCCGCTGATCCGGATGAACGGCGGCGAGGTGAAATTCGTTCCCACCCGGGTGGAGAACGACCATCAGCTCGACCCGGAGGAAGTGATCGCGGCCATGGGACCGCGTACGTTTGCGATCATACTGAACAACCCCAACAACCCGACCGGAGCGGTCTATCCGCGCAGCACCGTGGAAACCATTCTGGAAGAGTGTGCCTTTCGCGGCATTCAGGTTTATGCCGACGAGGTCTACGACCACCTGATTTTTGACGACGATGATTTTGCCAGCGTCCTGAACTGTTCGGTCGACCTGGACAACATCATGTGCATCAGCAGCTTCTCGAAAACCTACAGCATGGCGGGTCTTCGCGTTGGCTGGGTGATTTCCAACCAGGCGACCATCAAGTCCCTGCGACGCTATCACATGTTCACCACATCCGTTGCCAACACGCCGTCTCAGTATGCGGGGGTTGCCGCGCTGACCGGGGATCAGCAGTGCGTCCGGGATATGGTTGATATCTATCGGGAACGCCGCGACAAGGTGGTTGAGCTGGTGGCACAGACGCCTCATATGCAGGGATACAAGCCTGGTGGAGCCTTCTTCGTATTTCCGGATCTGCCCAGACATGTCGATGGGTCTGATCTGGCCTTGCGCATGCTGAAAGAAACTGGCGTGTGTGTGGTGCCGGGAGACGCCTTCGGTGAAGAGTCGACGCATGCGTTGCGTATCAGTTTCTCAACAACCTGCGAGAAACTGGAAGAAGCGTTTGATCGTATTATTCCCTGGATGGCGAAACAGAAGTTCTAGGGGATTGCCATGCCTGCTCTGGAATTGATGCTCATCCAGTGCCCCTATTGCTGGGAGACGCAAGAGATAGCCATTGATCCCTCGGTTTCAGAGCAGGAGTATGTTGAAGACTGCCAGGTGTGCTGTCGTCCGATCGTACTCTCAATAACCATTGATGTTGACCTGACGCCCCACGTGGACGTTCGGGCCGAAAACGATTAATCCGCGCCCGATTTACGCCACGCGCCCCGGGATGGCCGCCGGGTTGTGGCCATCTGCAATTTATATGGAGACGCAACATGTTCCACGCCTTCAGAGGGCTTTCATTTTTGCTGCTGGCCATTCTGGCCCTCACCAGTGGGTGCGCGAGTTTTTCGCCTTACTCCGTTTCCGAGCGTGAGATCGAAAAGCATCTGAAAGAGGCGGTGCGAGATTTCGATCGCGAACAACTCAGAGCAGGTTCTCCGCTAAGTCTGAGTCTTGATGACGCGGATATTACGCTCGGCCCCGACGGCCGCGATGTGGCGGTGATAGATGTGAAAGGGCAGGTGTCGTTAAACGCACTTCTGGCGCGATTGCCAGTGGATATTTCCCTCAAGGTGGAAGGGGCGCCGGTGTACGACAGCACCGAAAAGGCGATTTATTTGCGCCGGCTCCAGCTGCTGGAGAGCGAGATTGATTCCCCACTGTTCAAGGGCGATCTGAAACCCGTGACCGATAACGTGATGCGTGCCGTGGCGCAGATGCTCGAGGTCATGCCGGTCTACCGGCTGGATGAAACCGATTTTGCGCAACGCATGTTTGGCGCCATGCCGGTGGATGTGCGGGTTGCGCCGGGGCGTCTGGAATTCATCATGGACGGTGAGTAAGGCGGCCCACGCGGTGGCCGCCTCCTGAGCGCGCCCGCCTATCCTGAAATTCTGCGACGAATGGCGGCACCAATTTCCTGGGTGCCTCGCTGGCTTTCGCCACTCTCCGCGAGATCGGCCGCAACGGCGTCGTGCAACTCCTTGCCTGCTGCGGCCAGGGCGGGATCTTTCCGGCCCAACCATTCCAGCATACGAGCGGTCGTGAACAGCATCGCCGTGGGGTCTGCCAGTCCCTGCCCCGCAATGTCTGGCGCGCTGCCGTGGGTGGGTTCGAACATGGACGGAACATCCGGATCGGTCGGGTTCAGGTTGCAGGACGGCGCGACGCCCATGCCACCGGAAAGCACCGCCGCCAGATCAGTGAGAATGTCGCCCTGCAGATTGCTGGCCACCACCACGTCAAAGGCCCAGGGGCTCTGCACGAACTTCATGCACGCGGCATCCACCAGTTCGTGATGGATGGCCACATCCGGAAACTCCTCGCTGATTTCCTCGAACGCTTCGGTATACATGTCACCCCAATGACGCAGGGCGTTGCGCTTGGTGATCAGGCACACCTGGCTCTCACAGGTACGCCCGTCGAGTGTCCGGAAGCTTCGGGTTCGGCCTTCTTTCACCCGTTCGGCGGCCCTTAGCCGGGCTTGCTCAAAACCGTACCGGATGATGCGATCGGTGGCTTTGCGGGTGAACACCTCCATTTGTGTCGCCACTTCGTCGGATGTGCCTTTGCGCAGCCGGCCACCCTGGCTGACGTACTCACCTTCAGAGTTTTCGCGGATTACGAGCATGTCGATGTCACGGGCGCGCTCATCCGCCAGATACTGGCGAGCGCCGGGTAGCAGGCGCGCAGGCCGTTCGCACACCCACTGGTCAAATCCCTTGCGCATGTCCAGCAGGGGGGCGAGGGAGATGCTGTCTGGCAGCAGATAGCGGTCTTTGTCATCCACAGGGCCTGGATCCCCAAGCGCTCCAAGAAGAATGGCGTCGTAAGCCCTGAGTTGTTCCAGCGCGTCGGCGGGCATGGACTCGCCGTGCGCCTCATGCCAGGCATGGGATGGCCAGGGAAAACGGGTCCATTCCACAGCCAGCCCATGTTTGGCTCGGAGGGCTTCAAGGCAGTGAATGGCTTCGCCGATGACTTCGGGGCCAATGCCATCGCCCGGTGTGACAGCGATACGGGTATTGTCGGCCATTCTGGTACTCCTTTTCTGAATTGGCGCGTCGATAAATGACAACCCCAGTGTAGTCATCTCAAGTATCTATGCCACCACCAGGTCCGCGTGTTGATGCCTGTTTTACCAGCCCTTTCCCGGGCGTTATAGTGACGGTTCCAGAGACAACAAACAGGATGGTTGCCTTGCTCTACCGTATCATTACCGTGATTGGCGCGCTGGTGTTTGTCGTGGCCCTGTTCGGGCTGTTGTGGTTCTTCTGTAAAAAGTTCCTGCAGCATCATGGCGTCACCGACCAGGTCTCTGACCGGGC includes these proteins:
- a CDS encoding CPXCG motif-containing cysteine-rich protein; protein product: MPALELMLIQCPYCWETQEIAIDPSVSEQEYVEDCQVCCRPIVLSITIDVDLTPHVDVRAEND
- a CDS encoding DUF1439 domain-containing protein, whose amino-acid sequence is MFHAFRGLSFLLLAILALTSGCASFSPYSVSEREIEKHLKEAVRDFDREQLRAGSPLSLSLDDADITLGPDGRDVAVIDVKGQVSLNALLARLPVDISLKVEGAPVYDSTEKAIYLRRLQLLESEIDSPLFKGDLKPVTDNVMRAVAQMLEVMPVYRLDETDFAQRMFGAMPVDVRVAPGRLEFIMDGE
- a CDS encoding isocitrate/isopropylmalate dehydrogenase family protein gives rise to the protein MADNTRIAVTPGDGIGPEVIGEAIHCLEALRAKHGLAVEWTRFPWPSHAWHEAHGESMPADALEQLRAYDAILLGALGDPGPVDDKDRYLLPDSISLAPLLDMRKGFDQWVCERPARLLPGARQYLADERARDIDMLVIRENSEGEYVSQGGRLRKGTSDEVATQMEVFTRKATDRIIRYGFEQARLRAAERVKEGRTRSFRTLDGRTCESQVCLITKRNALRHWGDMYTEAFEEISEEFPDVAIHHELVDAACMKFVQSPWAFDVVVASNLQGDILTDLAAVLSGGMGVAPSCNLNPTDPDVPSMFEPTHGSAPDIAGQGLADPTAMLFTTARMLEWLGRKDPALAAAGKELHDAVAADLAESGESQRGTQEIGAAIRRRISG
- a CDS encoding pyridoxal phosphate-dependent aminotransferase; protein product: MAESANQETGQSIPRKVKYRKTKASWNPAMHSIPVPGIRRMVNMAATMKDVLHLSIGQPDLPTPRHIVDAYIDALNAGQTGYTMDAGLPELLVALRDYYSKRYNRKLTRDNILITSGATEAMYLAISATSAPGRQFIVTDPSFLLYAPLIRMNGGEVKFVPTRVENDHQLDPEEVIAAMGPRTFAIILNNPNNPTGAVYPRSTVETILEECAFRGIQVYADEVYDHLIFDDDDFASVLNCSVDLDNIMCISSFSKTYSMAGLRVGWVISNQATIKSLRRYHMFTTSVANTPSQYAGVAALTGDQQCVRDMVDIYRERRDKVVELVAQTPHMQGYKPGGAFFVFPDLPRHVDGSDLALRMLKETGVCVVPGDAFGEESTHALRISFSTTCEKLEEAFDRIIPWMAKQKF